In the Novipirellula artificiosorum genome, CGCACGAGTTCGGGAAATTCAACATCGTAACAAACCACGATGCCAATGCGTCCCATCGGTGTATCAAACACACGAATCGCATCGCCTGGCAAACAGCCGTAGTAATGGCGTTCGACCGGTGTGATGTGCAGCTTGTCTTGCGTATGAATTTCGCCGCTCGGCGTAAACAGGTGGGCCGTGTTTCGCAGCTCGCCGTCGATAATCGCGGGCGTGGAACCCCCAATAATGTACAAGTTAAACTCATTCGCCAACTTGACGAACATTCGCTTGTATTCGTCGTAGAATTCGGCAACCTTCAAGACCGCTTGTCGCGATTCCATGTCGCGAGGAAACGAGCTAAAAAGTTGAACCGTGAACAGTTCCGGTAACAGCAAGAAGTGGCAGTGATACTCATTGGCCGTTTCGGCAAAGAAATGAACCTGCCGCTCCAACTCGTTCCAATCCTTAATCGGCCGCAGTTGGTACTGGGCGGCACAGATGCGGACTTTTCGAAACGTGCGGTGGATCGGTGCTGCGGCGACCGCTCGTTTTGCCGAGTCGAAACTTGGGTTTAACAGCTCGAGGTAGGTGGCGTAGTTCATACTGGCGGCATCGCGAAGGTAGGCGTACTGCACACTTCGGACTTGGTAGCCAGCCTTCAAATGGGCCGACAGAGCCATGTCTTTGAGTTCTCCTCGCACGACAGCCTCGACGTACTCGTCGGCCGTCATCCGCTTGGCGTGAGCCGCGTAACCGGGAATTCGCCCCCCAGCGACCATCCGGCGAAGATTGAGCCGCATCAGAAGCGATTTTCGTTTCACGTAAAGCTTGGCTGCCACTCCTTGCCCACGGAAATCGGGATGAACGGCGATATCAGCCCCATACAATGTGTCGCCGCCCGGGTTGTGAGTGCTAAAGGTGCCGACACCGGTGATCTCGTCATAGGAATACCAAGGCGAGTCCTCATCGAGCTGCACAATCAATGAAGCGGAGTACCCCACGATCTTACCGTCGCACTCGGCTACGAATTGCCCATTGGGAAACTTGGCAAGCTGCATTTTGAACTTTCTCGCATCCGAAAGACTCTCGCTGGGCATGTTGGGATAAGCTGCGTGTTGACATGCCTCAACCGCTGGCAGGTCGCTCGCTTTCATGCGGCGGGTTTTAATCGTTTTTGTCGGCTCTGGCTTATTGGTCATGCGAGTGACTCCATAAAATGTCTGTAACTTTCCGCGGATGATTACGTTTCGCCCGTAGACGGCTTTACCCCGATTCGTAGCGAGCCTAGCAGGGTGCGGCAGCGTTCTGCCCGGCCGAACGATTCCGCCTACCTACACCGCGAGGGATGTCGATTATCTTACTGATGGATTTCAACACTAGCGGAACGGCGCAAGCCGTCCGGTAACGCGGGACCGGACGGTTCGCGCCGGTCCGCTAACAAGGCCGGTAACGAAGTCGACGTTCCAAGTGGTCATCGTACCAGCCAGCGTCGGTTTCAGCAGCGTGTCGATGTCGACAAAATGATGTTGCTCTGTGGTCGACCACGAGTTGAAGTCCATCGCAGGACCTTGGGGCGATCAAAAAACACTTCGGCTTGAAATTATCGATTCTGCGATGAGCATTCAACATCTAACGTTCAAGGTTTCCGTTTCATGTCACGATTGACAGAATTGCCGCTGTTCCAAATCGCCGTAGCCACCCTTGCCTCGCAAGCCCAATTGCCAAGCGACTTGATTGCCCGCAATCTGATACCAGCGCCGCGCCGAGGCACGCCACACTTCGCGGACCTTTTCAGGATTTGAACCATAAAGGAACGCCTCCTCCTTGCCGCGTTCTATCCAGTAGTTTTCAAAACTGAAATGGCTCACGCCGAGCGGTTCGATGTGTCACCTTTTTGATAGTCATTTCCTTCACTCGAGGGAACGTTCTATCTCGTTTTGCTCGACAACAACCAACGGAGAATCATAGACAGGCAGGTTTTCGAACATGGTTCCTTGTCCGATGGGCTTGCATGTATCCAACGGCATTTTGTAGGCACGTCCGGTGAGCAAATCGACTAATATGGGCTCTTCGAACTTGAGATTCGATGCCTGTAGTTTCATGCTTTCAAAATCGGGCTTTTCGCCCGGCTTGTCATTTGCTCGCCAATAGGTGATCAGTCCACCGCCGCTCGGTCCGCGATAAGCGGAGAGTTCGATCTTCCTGTCCGCGTTTTCGGTATTGACGTCGAAATCGAGATCTTGGATGCGAAGCAGCGTGTTATCGAATACAGATGCCAAATTCTGGATAGCATAGTACCCTTGCTTGGCATGGTCGATCGTCTTGTCGTCATTGATCGCCAACAATCCCTTGTAGTTAATTTTATCGGGATACTTCATTTCACAGATCGCGAAGTACGAGGATGGAATATCGCGAGCAAGATCGCCGAGCAATCGTCGAAGGGCCCATTTGGCTTGCCTCGTTTCCGTCCATGTGCCGCCTGAGATTGCCCCAAATCCTCCCGTAACCGATGGTGCGCCGTTCTCACCTTGCCGAATGCCAATGTGCGGTGCGAACGACTGCGCCATCTCGCGAAGCTTAACGGCCGCATCGTTCCGACTATCAGGGTTTTCTGCGTAGGGGTGGTAGATGATGGCGTTAACCAGATCAAGCTTTCCCTCCTCCTTCAGATGCTCCAACACTTCTTTTGCAAAAATAGGGTGGAAGGAACCGCCGGCGGCAAACAGGATCTCGGCATTTGGTTGGAGCTTGCGAATCACTTCCGCGGTCCGAATCACAAAATCTGCATACTGAATCGCTCCTTTACCGAGCCCCGTGCGTGGTTCGTTCCAGAGTTCCCATTCATCCACGTGCTCACCATATCGTCGAACGAAGGCATCAACATAGCGTTCCCAGGCCTGTAACGCCTCTTCCGACGCAACGAGCCCTCCGCCGAGCCCGGTATCGCCCCCACCTGGGTAGATCGGATTTCCATAGCAAAGACAAACCCATGGCTCGACACCCTGGTCGACCATATCGATCACGATCTCGTCAACCCAATCCCACTCGTACGCACCGCGTTTCTTTTCTGTCTTCGCCCAGCCCCCCTTGCGAAACGGACACGATAATTAGCCATTCATGCGAATTTTCTCGTTAGAGACATCAACCGCAAGGATGTTCTCTCGTCAAGCGTCGAGGGTGATTCGGATGCGTCCTTTTCGTCGGCATGAAGCTCATCCACTGCCGACGTGGATTTGACCTATGAATTGGCTTTTTGGGCTTGAAGCTGGACTACGAGCGATCTGCTTCGCAACGAATGGATGTAGGCAAGTTTGGCAATCACAGCCGGCGGAAGCCGTTCGGGCAACAACGACGACAAACCGAGATCAAAGTTGGCAATGAAAACACTTGTCGTTGTTGAAAAAGATGCGATTTCCGCATCGACAAGTCCCGTTTTTCATGATGTCGTCGCTTCGATGCCGTCGAGTTCAGGCATGTTGGTTGTCCGTCGCGTGTTCTCGTAGCTTCGCAATTAGTCCACCCACCATCGCGTACAATCGGTTCGCGTCGGCGTCCGACAAGTATTCGGCGTTATGGTCGCGGCGGATTCGTTTGAGTGCCGGAATTAGAACCTCGTCACCGGTCGCGACCAAGTTGTGTTCTTCGTCGAACGCCTCTCGCAACATCTCCCAACTGCGGTGTTCGTCGGCGGCCAACAAACGCTGATAGAAACGTAATGAGGTTTCGATTTCGACTTCTTCGCTAAGCAATGTTGCTAGTATCTTAAACCGCGGAACGTAGCGACCAAGTACAACCAAACAGACCGTTAACGGTGTGGAAAGCAGCAAGCCGACTGGTCCCCACATCCAACCCCAAAACACGGCGGCGATGATCACCGCGACGGCCGAAATGCCTGTGCTTGCACCGTACAGCCACGGTTCCAGGATGTTGTTGCTAAGTAGTTCCATCGTGACAATC is a window encoding:
- a CDS encoding bifunctional GNAT family N-acetyltransferase/carbon-nitrogen hydrolase family protein; its protein translation is MTNKPEPTKTIKTRRMKASDLPAVEACQHAAYPNMPSESLSDARKFKMQLAKFPNGQFVAECDGKIVGYSASLIVQLDEDSPWYSYDEITGVGTFSTHNPGGDTLYGADIAVHPDFRGQGVAAKLYVKRKSLLMRLNLRRMVAGGRIPGYAAHAKRMTADEYVEAVVRGELKDMALSAHLKAGYQVRSVQYAYLRDAASMNYATYLELLNPSFDSAKRAVAAAPIHRTFRKVRICAAQYQLRPIKDWNELERQVHFFAETANEYHCHFLLLPELFTVQLFSSFPRDMESRQAVLKVAEFYDEYKRMFVKLANEFNLYIIGGSTPAIIDGELRNTAHLFTPSGEIHTQDKLHITPVERHYYGCLPGDAIRVFDTPMGRIGIVVCYDVEFPELVRLIALNGVEVLFVPFATDERKSYFRVRHCAQARAVENVMYVVLAGCVGNLPQVRSFLVNYGQAAVCTPCDVAFPKDGILAEADPNTETVVVAELDLGGLVQQRTLGSVRPMQDRRSDLYELTSKHPVEIVRVQ
- a CDS encoding glycoside hydrolase 5 family protein, whose translation is MIDMVDQGVEPWVCLCYGNPIYPGGGDTGLGGGLVASEEALQAWERYVDAFVRRYGEHVDEWELWNEPRTGLGKGAIQYADFVIRTAEVIRKLQPNAEILFAAGGSFHPIFAKEVLEHLKEEGKLDLVNAIIYHPYAENPDSRNDAAVKLREMAQSFAPHIGIRQGENGAPSVTGGFGAISGGTWTETRQAKWALRRLLGDLARDIPSSYFAICEMKYPDKINYKGLLAINDDKTIDHAKQGYYAIQNLASVFDNTLLRIQDLDFDVNTENADRKIELSAYRGPSGGGLITYWRANDKPGEKPDFESMKLQASNLKFEEPILVDLLTGRAYKMPLDTCKPIGQGTMFENLPVYDSPLVVVEQNEIERSLE
- a CDS encoding AI-2E family transporter, with amino-acid sequence MRKLKSDIATISAIAQMLAVVLTVTALFFARDVFVPLSLGLLLSFLLSPLAIALSVFPGYSVALAVLALIVTMELLSNNILEPWLYGASTGISAVAVIIAAVFWGWMWGPVGLLLSTPLTVCLVVLGRYVPRFKILATLLSEEVEIETSLRFYQRLLAADEHRSWEMLREAFDEEHNLVATGDEVLIPALKRIRRDHNAEYLSDADANRLYAMVGGLIAKLREHATDNQHA